CCAAAATACCCCTAAGTCCGGTAGTTTCGGTTTGCTGCTTGACCACATACACTTCCAGTCTTGAGACCTTCACACCCGACACCACTCTTGGTATATTCTTTAGCCATTTCTCATAGTTGTCACGAAAAAAGTGGCCTAAGAAGAAGTGGCGATATTCATCATATTCCGAGGCACGGATTGTAAAACCACCATCTCCATCACCATCTCCATCCACTTCATAGCCATCCTGAAAGCTTTTGGTTTGGGCACTTCCCTGCTGACGAGAAGCCAGGGCCGTTACCGACAGTTTACCAAACTGCATTTGAGTTTTAACTCCAAACAAACTCTGCCCGCCAGTCATCAAGGAGTTTGATATAGGCATACTCACATTACCTAGTTCAATTTTTTTGATGATATCCTCTTCATATCCTGTGTATTCAATTTTCATGTTATTCTGAAAATCGAAGGAATTGTTGTTGTCAAAGTTGGCCGTCACAGCTAATTTCTCTCCTACCTTACCCACGATATTCATGGAGATTTGCTGGTTGTAATTGAATCCTCCTGTGCGCTGGTTTCGGACAGGTACTGCAGGATTCTCGATCGTTTGCCAGCGACCGCCAAAATCCATATTCACAAAACCATTGGGCTGAATATCTACGTAGTTACCACCAAAGATTCGGTCAAAAACAGGGCTGATGTAAATTTTGGGAATCAATCGCCTGCCACTCACCGGGCTTTCTCCATCCAGTCCTGCCGAACGGTCTTTCCAATACTGCTTCTTGATTTGGGCATCTTGATACTCCTGAAACTGCTCAAAGGTCATGGTGGACCTGGGACGATAATTCAAGGCCCCCACCTTTTCCTGAATGGTGTAATTCATACTTGAATCCATCTCTACCTCTAATTCTAGGTTGGATGGACCATCCATCAATAAAGGGGACGAACTCTGAGAATTGGAAAATGGGTCTCCGTATCTGTCTCTTTGCTGGTAGGTCGGTCGAAAGCTCGGTTCATAGCCTTGGCTCTGTTGGGTCGAATCTGGAGGTGGGTTTTGCTGGGCCAAAACAGCCTGATTCATCAGTAGTACACCGATGAAAATCACGAGAAAATATATGTGGAGACTGACCCGATTCAAAGTCTTTCAGTATTGCGTTTAGGACCTTTTCAACGCTAATTTAATTAAATCCTCCAGACCTAATTCTTCTTCAGCATTTTTCAATATTTTCTCTAGTGTTTTCTCTGCCACAGCTTTGGAGATTCCAAGGGTAACCAGAGCCGCCAAAGCCTCTGATTTTACGCTGCTTTCCTTCTTGAGTGAAAGTAGAGGTCCTCCACTTTCAAGTTCTTCTTTGGACATTTTGTCCTTCAGTTCCAGGATAATTCTCTGGGCAGTTTTTTGCCCGATTCCCTTCACGCCACTGATCGTTTTCACATCTGCATTGACTATAGCCGAATGCAATTCTTGTGGAGATAAAGAAGAGAGGATCATCAGGCCTGTCGAAGGCCCCACTCCTGATATAGAAATCAACTGCTGAAATCGCTTTTTCTCATCCTGATCAAAAAAACCATACAGCGTCTGCGCGTCTTCTTTTACATGAAAGTGGGTGAAGATGTGTGCATTTTGCAAGTTTTTGATCTGTCCATAAGTTAAAAGGGAGATATTGACATGATAGCCAATACCTCCATTATCTATGATGACATAGGTGGGATCAATTTCCACCAGTTTACCTTCTATATACGATATCATGTTCTGCCCTTAGACTCTATGGCATCCACCGCAGCAATGGTCGCCATATTAAATATTTCTCTCACTGAACTTCCCCTCTGCAGCACGTGAACAGGTTTGTTCATCCCCATCAGCACTGGGCCAATCGCCTCACTAGAGCCGATTTCCATCAGTAGCTTATAGGCAATGTTTCCTGATTCCAGATTTGGGAAGATCAAAGTATTGACTCCTTTTCCATTCAAACTGCTGAAAGGATAGCTCTTCGCCATCAACTCAGGATTCAAAGCCACATTGGCCTGCATCTCGCCATCGATAACCATTTCCGGCCATCTCTTTTTCGCTTCTGCTACAGCTTCTGCCGCCTTTGTTGGTGTTTCTCCCTTGGCTGAGCCAAAGTTGGAATAAGACAACATGGCCATCCTTGGTTCGAAATCGAAGAACTTCACCGCACGATTCGTCAATTCTATGATGTTGAGTAGGGCTTCTTTATCAGGATTCACATTGACAGTAGTATCCGCCAAGAAATAGGTACCCGATTGGTTTCGGATGATGTACATTCCTGCCACACGCTTCAATCCTGGCTGCATACCGATGATCTGAAGTGCTGGACGGATGGTGTTTGGATAATCATTAGACAAACCAGAGATCAAGGCATCTGCATGTCCTCGCTCCACCATCATGGCTCCATAATAATTACGATCTATCATCAGTCGTTGGGCCTCTCTCAAGGTCATGCCCTTTCTCTGACGCTTTTCGAACAACACATCTGCATAGGCCATTCGATTCTCTCTTTCGTGATAGGTATCGATGATCTCACAATCCAGATCCAACTCGTTCTCTTCTATTAGAGCATGAATTTTCTCCTTGTTACCCAATAGGATAGGAATGGCGATACCTTCGTCCATCACCAGCTGTGCAGCTTTGAGTATCGACAAACGATCTCCCTCTGCAAATACCAGACGCTGCAAATCTTTTTTCGCTCTGGAAGCCAATCTAGAAATGATGCGTTGACCCATTCCCAGTCTTTCTTCCAGTTTCATTTTGTACTCATCCCAATCCTTGATAGTGGTACGAGCCACGCCAGAATCTATTGCGGCTTTGGCCACAGCAGAAGAAATACTCGCAATCAGTCTTGGGTCCAGCGGTTTCGGGATCAGATAGTCCTTACCAAACCTAATGGTTTCAGATCCATAGGCTTTGGTCACAGCATCCGGTACGGGCAATTTGGTCAGTTCTGCAAGTGCACGAACAGCCGCCAGTTTCATTTCTTCGTTGATCGCAGTGGCTCTCACGTCTAGCGCCCCACGGAATATGTATGGGAAGCCCAAAACATTGTTCACTTGATTAGGATGATCCGAACGACCGGTGGCCATTACTACATCTTCTCTGGTCTTCATCGCCAGGTCATAGGCGATTTCAGGATTAGGGTTAGCCAGAGCGAAAACTATCGGGTTGTCTGCCATCGATAGCAGATCTTCTGCAGTCATCACATCGCCCATAGACAGACCCAAAAACATATCTGCACCCTTGACAGCTTCTGACAAAGTAGTCAAATCTGAATCCACTGCATACTGAGCCTTCATCGGGTCCAGGTTTGGACGGTCTTTTTTGATCACCCCTTTGCTATCCAGCATCAGGATGTTTTCCTTCCTGGCTCCCATCTTGACATATAGATCGGTACAGGCAATAGCAGCTCCACCGGCTCCATTTACCACGATCTTGATCTCATCGATCTTCTTGTCCACTACCTCTAGCGCACTTAGCAATGCAGCACTAGAAATAATCGCAGTACCATGCTGATCATCGTGCATCACGGGGATGTTCATTTTCTCCTTGAGTTCTGTTTCTATTTTGAAACTCTCAGGAGCTTTAATATCCTCCAGATTGATTCCTCCAAAAGTTGGCTCAAGGGACTTCACAATCTCGATGAATTTGTCTGGATCCATCTCGTCGATTTCGATATCGAACACATCGATACCTGCAAATTTTTTGAAGAGCACCCCTTTTCCTTCCATTACAGGTTTGGAAGCTTCAGGCCCAATATTGCCTAATCCTAAAACAGCTGTTCCATTAGAAATAACCCCCACCAGATTACCCTTAGAGGTATACCGATATACGTCTTCTTTATTTTCTGCAATTTCAAGACATGGCTCTGCTACTCCGGGAGAATAAGCTAAAGCCAAATCATGCTGTGTCGAAAGCGTCTTGGTAGGACGCACTTCTATCTTGCCCGGTATTGGCTTTTCATGAAAGTCCAGGGCATCCTTTTTTCTAATTTTGCTCATTTGATGAATGGGTAATTGTAATGAATTTCTTTCGTCAGATACCTAGTCTTCGAGACTAGACTTGAATGATTGGAGTACCAGCTCCATCTCTTGCATGAAAACACGCTTGTCACCTCCTGGATTGAACACAAACGCCTCCAGGTAATACAATCTTTTTTGCTTTTCGTCTACAAAAACATAACTCACAAAAGGCCCTCCCGCTGATATGTCGCTAAACTTCCAAAGCCCCCGCGCCTCCTTGGCATACATGCCATTGAAGTTGACCTCTCTGACCACTCCCATGGTGTCTTGAAGAGTCATGTAAATTTCCGGCTTCTGAATGTCCCTCATATAGGTCGAAGTGATCTCTTCTCTGAAGGCCAGTACATCTTCGAAAGGCTCTTGGCTATCGAAAGGCCTAAAATGTACAAAAACATCCTTTTCCCATTCTGGATCCAGCTGGCGAATCCAAACAAAATCTTTCAGGCCCTTAGCTACCTCAAATCCATAGGGTATTTTCATCGTAAAATCATATTCCTGTCCCAGTCGCTTTTCAACATTTTTCTCTCGGACTTTAAACAATTTACTAGCGATACGGTCTCCTTCGGCTTTCGTGAAATAGTTTTTAAGAATTTCCTTGTTGTCCGAAATATGATCGATCAACTGATCCTTAGTTTGACCAAATAGGTGTAGGACGGTTTGATCCTTGGCATAAATGTCTTTTTGTGGCAGCATGAAAATCGAAGAATCCGCTTTGATCTTTTCCAGAGACTCGTTGGAGTAATATTTTTCCATCTGAGTCGCCTGTCTTCCTCTTGAATCCAGGGTATGGACAAAGATGATGTTGGTAGCACGTTTAATGATGCTATTGAACTTGAGCGGATTGATATTTCTAAGCTTGAAATAAGGTTCGGTCTGTGGCAATGCTGGCACATACTGAGAATACACCTCCTTGAGTGCATCACCTATCGGGCCACTCCAGGCTGTGGTATCCATCACTACTAAAATAGCATTGGGTTCTCCTCCTGAGTTTGGTAAATAAGCTTTGTCTTCTTTTTTGGTTGTGCCGGTATCTTTTTTCTTATCCGAACAGGAAATGAGTAAAGTGAATGAAAGGCAAAACGTCAGATATGCAAGTAACTTGGACATACTTTTGTGGATTGAGTGAAATATGTTTAGCCGTGCCTAAGTTCAACATTTTACATGTTGATTAATAACTTTTGGCCGGGTTTAATTCGAGATGAGGTCAGGTTGTTAAGCTTTTTAATTTGTTCGATGGATACATCTCCGTACAGCTTCGAAATACTCCACAAAGAGTCACCAGATTGCACCAAATGATATTTGCCTCCAGCTATGATTTCAGTCTTTGGTTCTGCTTGGGCTGGAGTTGTTTTAGCGGTGTAAACATCCTTAGTACTCTGGTTATAGTAGGGCATCACCCAGATATCGAGTCGCTGACCCACACGAATCATATTACTGCTTAAGTTATTCCATCTTTTGATGTCCGAAACCCGAACATGATAGCGCTCCGCAATACTGCCCAGGACATCACCACTTTGGACACGGTACACTTGTCTTTCCCGTCCGTAAGTTGAACCAGGCATGTTTCTGGCAAGATATTCTAGTTCCTTTTTACCCACTTTGGAAGCTGAGTCAAGAATAGCGACTCTCTTCGCGCGGATGGAATCAATCAAATCCACTGGCATTTTCAGTGGATAA
This is a stretch of genomic DNA from Reichenbachiella ulvae. It encodes these proteins:
- the ruvA gene encoding Holliday junction branch migration protein RuvA: MISYIEGKLVEIDPTYVIIDNGGIGYHVNISLLTYGQIKNLQNAHIFTHFHVKEDAQTLYGFFDQDEKKRFQQLISISGVGPSTGLMILSSLSPQELHSAIVNADVKTISGVKGIGQKTAQRIILELKDKMSKEELESGGPLLSLKKESSVKSEALAALVTLGISKAVAEKTLEKILKNAEEELGLEDLIKLALKRS
- a CDS encoding NADP-dependent malic enzyme, whose translation is MSKIRKKDALDFHEKPIPGKIEVRPTKTLSTQHDLALAYSPGVAEPCLEIAENKEDVYRYTSKGNLVGVISNGTAVLGLGNIGPEASKPVMEGKGVLFKKFAGIDVFDIEIDEMDPDKFIEIVKSLEPTFGGINLEDIKAPESFKIETELKEKMNIPVMHDDQHGTAIISSAALLSALEVVDKKIDEIKIVVNGAGGAAIACTDLYVKMGARKENILMLDSKGVIKKDRPNLDPMKAQYAVDSDLTTLSEAVKGADMFLGLSMGDVMTAEDLLSMADNPIVFALANPNPEIAYDLAMKTREDVVMATGRSDHPNQVNNVLGFPYIFRGALDVRATAINEEMKLAAVRALAELTKLPVPDAVTKAYGSETIRFGKDYLIPKPLDPRLIASISSAVAKAAIDSGVARTTIKDWDEYKMKLEERLGMGQRIISRLASRAKKDLQRLVFAEGDRLSILKAAQLVMDEGIAIPILLGNKEKIHALIEENELDLDCEIIDTYHERENRMAYADVLFEKRQRKGMTLREAQRLMIDRNYYGAMMVERGHADALISGLSNDYPNTIRPALQIIGMQPGLKRVAGMYIIRNQSGTYFLADTTVNVNPDKEALLNIIELTNRAVKFFDFEPRMAMLSYSNFGSAKGETPTKAAEAVAEAKKRWPEMVIDGEMQANVALNPELMAKSYPFSSLNGKGVNTLIFPNLESGNIAYKLLMEIGSSEAIGPVLMGMNKPVHVLQRGSSVREIFNMATIAAVDAIESKGRT
- a CDS encoding DUF4837 family protein — its product is MSKLLAYLTFCLSFTLLISCSDKKKDTGTTKKEDKAYLPNSGGEPNAILVVMDTTAWSGPIGDALKEVYSQYVPALPQTEPYFKLRNINPLKFNSIIKRATNIIFVHTLDSRGRQATQMEKYYSNESLEKIKADSSIFMLPQKDIYAKDQTVLHLFGQTKDQLIDHISDNKEILKNYFTKAEGDRIASKLFKVREKNVEKRLGQEYDFTMKIPYGFEVAKGLKDFVWIRQLDPEWEKDVFVHFRPFDSQEPFEDVLAFREEITSTYMRDIQKPEIYMTLQDTMGVVREVNFNGMYAKEARGLWKFSDISAGGPFVSYVFVDEKQKRLYYLEAFVFNPGGDKRVFMQEMELVLQSFKSSLED